Proteins from a genomic interval of Acinonyx jubatus isolate Ajub_Pintada_27869175 chromosome B4, VMU_Ajub_asm_v1.0, whole genome shotgun sequence:
- the OTUD1 gene encoding OTU domain-containing protein 1, with product MQLYSSVCTHYPAGGPGPTAAAPAPPAAAAAAAAAPFKVSLQPPGPASGEPEPETGECQPAAAAEPREAAAAPAAKMPAFSSCFEMVSGAAAPAAAAAGPPGGSCKPPLPPHYTSTAQITVRALGADRLLLHGPEPGAAAPAAQRGRCLLLAPAPAAPVPPRRGSSAWLLEELLRPDCPEPAGLDAAREGPDRNFRLSEHRQALAAAKHRGPAPPPGSPEPSPGPWGEEHPADRSLRGWERAGDRSDPPAADEARRPDPEAEAPPARGGEAAQSGGAEAVIVSRSDPRDEKLALYLAEVERQDKYLRQRNKYRFHIIPDGNCLYRAVSKTVYGDQSLHRELREQTVHYIADHLDHFSPLIEGDVGEFIIAAAQDGAWAGYPELLAMGQMLNVNIHLTTGGRLESPTVSTMIHYLGPEDSLRPSIWLSWLSNGHYDAVFDHSYPNPEYDSWCKQTQVQRKRDEELAKSMAISLSKMYIEQNACS from the coding sequence ATGCAGCTCTACAGCAGCGTCTGCACCCACTACCCAGCCGGGGGACCGGGTCCCACGGCCGCAGCGCCCgctcctcccgccgccgccgccgccgccgccgccgcccccttCAAGGTCTCGCTGCAGCCCCCGGGCCCCGCCAGCGGCGAGCCAGAGCCCGAGACCGGTGAGTGCCAGCCTGCCGCGGCCGCCGAGCCCCGAGaagccgccgccgcccccgccgccaaGATGCCCGCCTTCTCCTCCTGCTTCGAGATGGTGTCCGgggccgccgcccccgccgcggccgccgccggcCCTCCCGGCGGGTCCTGCaagccgccgctgccgccgcacTACACGTCCACGGCGCAGATCACGGTGCGGGCCCTGGGCGCCGACCGGCTCCTGCTGCACGGGCCCGAGCCCGGCGCCGCGGCGCCCGCCGCCCAGCGCGGCCGCTGCCTCCTGCTGGCCCCGGCGCCCGCCGCCCCGGTCCCGCCGCGCCGGGGCTCCTCGGCCTGGCTGCTGGAGGAGCTGCTGAGGCCCGACTGCCCCGAGCCCGCGGGCCTGGACGCGGCCCGCGAGGGCCCCGACAGAAACTTCCGACTGAGCGAGCACCGCCAGGCCCTGGCCGCCGCCAAGCACCGAGGCCCCGCGCCGCCCCCGGGGAGCCCGGAGCCCAGCCCCGGCCCGTGGGGCGAGGAGCACCCGGCGGACAGGAGCCTCCGGGGCTGGGAGAGGGCGGGCGACCGCAGCGACCCTCCCGCCGCGGACGAGGCACGGCGGCCCGACCCGGAGGCCGAGGCGCCCCCGGCGCGGGGCGGCGAGGCCGCCCAGAGCGGCGGGGCCGAGGCGGTGATCGTCTCCAGGTCGGATCCCAGAGACGAGAAACTGGCCCTGTACCTGGCGGAGGTGGAGAGGCAGGACAAGTACCTGCGACAGAGGAATAAGTACCGTTTTCACATCATTCCCGACGGCAACTGCCTCTACCGGGCGGTCAGCAAGACGGTGTACGGGGACCAGAGCCTGCACCGAGAGCTGAGGGAACAGACGGTGCATTACATCGCCGATCATCTTGACCACTTTAGCCCCCTGATTGAGGGCGACGTGGGGGAGTTCATCATCGCTGCTGCTCAAGACGGGGCGTGGGCCGGGTACCCGGAGCTGCTGGCCATGGGGCAGATGCTGAATGTGAATATACATTTAACTACTGGAGGGAGGTTGGAGAGCCCCACGGTGTCTACCATGATTCACTATTTGGGCCCAGAGGATTCCCTAAGGCCTAGTAtttggctcagttggctcagtaATGGACATTATGATGCGGTGTTCGATCACTCCTATCCTAACCCAGAGTACGACAGTTGGTGCAAACAGACTCAAGTGCAGAGAAAACGCGATGAGGAACTTGCCAAATCCATGGCCATATCCCTGTCCAAAATGTATATTGAACAAAATGCATGCTCTTGA